From Mytilus edulis chromosome 9, xbMytEdul2.2, whole genome shotgun sequence, the proteins below share one genomic window:
- the LOC139489762 gene encoding serine-rich adhesin for platelets-like isoform X6 yields the protein MGIDFFGAKLFMMDPRLSVELVLAEKNPSHHIMGDLLEYFEAQSRNLDEMSASWSSPIPTNFTSVIKFNGVPILPPVMTAKRREEMLTYRRQAMRLENRRKSKQREKLVARVQSIVAEVEKEFALKRRSRLPRTARISQLIEKQNSRLSDSVDSSPVSSGTDVSSKWSPESVNSSRSPAGISKTNSLSSNNRSKSMTNINNEKTVKVEKSKPSNTKKIDQSQEEKSVNKSDKFVREQRTKIPAPVHTTKSTPQKAKPKASSKSQAKALSNLKKSSSMSSLPNPAKIPGTPSYPVPKPPSTKMTELQARRSNLLITGRISFSNPDLRDFDDDNSLSCKSESGMSRNTRRLKKSAWQQANQHSASDPDISRNEIGESQGFVLSPEEPILQSPKIHRLKKQHKTAGSNPELSSTQYSPEVDPEKFRQEFLASKKKKQQKSTAANTERKPSPSENKSQTKETSKRRQLPVEPKVEEPQSLNDYPSLDDCNSLPQEFSGLPLTSVKQQQIGQVLAKLSKHLNLQDTGEALNSTSSSSSTENNMKQSVYSKSPSKNKEEEKKQKYFHSPTLSDNSGNSGKDVVEASVSSFNQSGVNSSVMSSVGSVGTNQSRRMSPKGLKNTVHFSSFVTEISTSASQSVEDKISVRKMDITPSNSVDLTGRTGSANSSDLSNQGQNGKPMPKNVNDLGSSSVPQVSTSTTQPYRNNLFPGQPGSMLSKVALSPEESPGGIPKSFFKDQDVPFHVYTAEIEHNTSDKENENVYQKQIPADMDDKLNLLERELNKSCDQTYGNIFMLTGKRSNDSDDRSQGSTLKESQENVISGIQRNYFKNDIYSDANRTDFEKVMKVSSSVTGSSGHVMGDVSQSKHLTHGTSSVNNIIPPTGSQISPNIVPKSLDRHVRHGSYTLEHPSDALLKAKLNQQSPQYSSTNGNITKMNIGPESIEPVSISQNDMSVPTSESSEQNAKAEHIQRYLSQVQPHPVEDVLENNQQPIQSSNTSRRPYDIGEAVQSFTETLQSFETLTEDEMLKIQADHFNKIRQHLIEQQKQQLEELFVSQRREQMNLQEEIEMHHDHLREQQELFTSFSEQNNLSQFSANNLQNTSVNSYNDSAQNFMNPPHSNPSNPNISVNNQFQMIAGNSFASAGSQQPNVKGSNVNKYVPNSYGPTNTTNNYIPQSSANGYVPTTSGNRYLPNESVLSEIPGNVSQPVYSQQMPANYPTQQKPFSYISSPSLYFNPRDRDNESDISTFSRGTPKQSLKFNHSTPSPKAYKPVLHSPVKEVQNAWTSSTMVYPESAFDPRLQHCFDRVSACVKGYLTRRLLVTEKVQEVVKTISDTKCFARSFQAETPIKKGQVNNQDRDLLDRIIAQLQAALLDVHEIFFDIPVWERMQIIDHDRQVRDERRLRESGATTRSSVSSSQPRISSATLKAMERKRKAQEAESAVFGDIRPRSAPHVDERCQRESTDLSGPLRRHFQFLLSRALQPSHLSHSHNTSSQSGSTTARTRTRPKTAPSQPVHHPHPVHQTSNPSIQQTTAATAAPKTRKTASTAKSSTTSTASVAPKRKKSGKAWR from the exons aatccCTCGCATCACATCATGGGAGATTTATTAGAATATTTTGAGGCACAGAGTCGGAATCTGGATGAGATGTCAGCATCATGGTCCAGCCCAATACCAACAAATTTTACATCTGTCATCAAATTCAATGGAGTACCCATATTGCCTCCTGTG ATGACTGCCAAAAGGAGAGAAGAAATGCTAACATACAGAAGACAAGCCATGAGACTAGAAAACAGAAGAAAATCAAAGCAACGAGAAAAACTAGTGGCTAGAGTACAGTCTATAGTAGCTGAAGTTGAG AAAGAGTTTGCTTTAAAGCGCCGTTCACGGCTTCCTCGAACAGCCAGGATCTCTCAGCTTATA GAAAAGCAAAATAGCAGACTTTCTGATTCAGTGGATTCGTCTCCTGTCTCAAGCGGAACTGACGTTTCTTCAAAATGGTCACCTGAAAGTGTAAATTCATCAAGATCCCCAGCTGGGATCTCTAAAACAAATAGTCTTTCTTCAAATAATAGAAGCAAAAGTATGACAAATATTAACAATGAAAAAACAGTGAAGGTTGAAAAATCGAAACCGTCTAATACAAAAAAGATAGATCAAAGCCAAGAAGAAAAATCTGTGAACAAATCTGACAAATTTGTCAGGGAACAACGAACAAAAATTCCGGCTCCTGTTCATACTACTAAGAGCACACCTCAGAAAGCAAAACCAAAAGCCTCGTCTAAGTCTCAGGCAAAAGCTTTATCTAATTTGAAAAAGTCAAGTTCAATGTCGTCACTGCCAAATCCTGCAAAAATCCCAGGCACCCCATCATATCCTGTTCCAAAACCACCTTCTACAAAAATGACAGAATTGCAAGCTAGGCGATCAAATTTGCTAATAACAGGTAGAATTTCATTTTCTAATCCTGATTTACGAGACTTTGACGATGACAAttctttatcatgtaaatctgaAAGTGGAATGTCTCGGAACACTCGCAGACTGAAAAAGTCTGCTTGGCAACAGGCCAATCAACATAGTGCTTCAGACCCAGATATAAGTCGTAATGAAATAGGGGAGAGCCAGGGCTTTGTTTTATCACCGGAAGAACCAATTTTACAATCGCCTAAAATTCATAGACTCAAAAAGCAGCATAAAACAGCCGGAAGTAATCCAGAATTATCGTCAACACAATACTCGCCAGAAGTTGACCCAGAAAAATTTAGGCAGGAATTCCTCGCTTCAAAAAAGAAGAAGCAGCAGAAATCAACAGCTGCAAATACTGAAAGGAAACCTTCACCTTCTGAAAACAAATCTCAGACGAAAGAAACATCAAAAAGGAGGCAGTTGCCAGTGGAACCAAAAGTTGAAGAACCTCAGTCACTAAATGACTATCCATCTTTGGATGATTGTAATTCTTTACCTCAAGAATTTAGTGGTTTGCCTTTGACCTCTGTTAAACAGCAGCAGATAGGTCAAGTTCTTGCCAAACTTTCCAAACATCTCAATTTACAGGACACCGGTGAAGCTCTGAATTCCACATCAAGTAGTTCATCTACAGAAAATAATATGAAACAGTCTGTCTATTCTAAAAGTCCTTCTAAAAATAAAGAGGAGGAAaagaaacaaaagtattttcattcaCCTACATTGTCAGATAATTCAGGGAATTCTGGGAAAGATGTAGTAGAGGCTAGTGTTTCTAGTTTCAACCAGTCTGGTGTGAATTCTTCAGTGATGAGCTCTGTTGGTTCAGTAGGTACAAATCAAAGCAGACGCATGAGTCCAAAAGGACTTAAAAATACTGTTCATTTTTCTTCATTTGTTACAGAAATAAGTACTAGTGCTAGTCAATCTGTAGAGGACAAAATTTCTGTGAGGAAAATGGATATAACTCCGTCAAATAGTGTTGATTTGACAGGACGTACAGGGTCAGCAAATTCATCAGATTTATCAAATCAAGGTCAAAATGGAAAACCGATGCCAAAAAACGTAAACGACCTGGGGTCGTCATCAGTACCTCAGGTCAGTACATCAACAACACAGCCATATAGAAATAATTTATTTCCTGGACAGCCAGGATCAATGTTAAGCAAAGTTGCATTGAGTCCAGAAGAGTCACCAGGTGGCATTCCGAAAAGTTTTTTCAAAGACCAGGACGTGCCATTTCATGTTTATACCGCTGAGATTGAGCATAACACTTCGGACAAGGAAAATGAAAACGTGTATCAAAAACAAATTCCGGCTGACATGGACGATAAACTAAACTTACTAGAAAGAGAACTGAATAAAAGTTGTGATCAGACTTATGGGAATATATTTATGCTAACAGGAAAACGTTCCAATGACTCAGATGATAGATCACAAGGAAGTACTTTGAAAGAAAGTCAGGAAAATGTGATATCAGGAATTCAGAGgaattatttcaaaaatgatatttattctGACGCCAATAGAACggattttgaaaaagttatgaaagtTTCATCATCTGTTACAGGAAGCTCTGGTCATGTGATGGGTGatgttagccaatcaaaacaTTTGACTCATGGAACTTCTTCTGTCAATAATATTATTCCTCCGACAGGAAGTCAAATCTCTCCGAATATTGTTCCAAAAAGTTTAGACCGACACGTAAGACATGGATCATATACTTTAGAGCATCCCTCAGATGCTTTGTTAAAAGCTAAATTAAATCAACAAAGTCCTCAATATTCTAGCACCAATGGAAATATTACTAAAATGAATATTGGGCCAGAAAGTATCGAACCTGTATCAATTTCTCAAAATGATATGAGTGTTCCAACATCAGAATCATCTGAACAAAATGCTAAAGCTGAACATATTCAGAGATATTTGTCTCAGGTGCAGCCGCACCCAGTTGAAGATGTACTAGAAAATAATCAACAACCCATTCAGAGCAGCAATACAAGCAGACGACCTTATGACATTGGGGAAGCTGTACAATCGTTTACAGAAACTCTTCAATCATTTGAAACCTTAACAGAGGATGAAATGTTGAAAATTCAAGCAgatcattttaataaaattcgtCAACATCTTATAgagcaacaaaaacaacaactgGAAGAACTTTTTGTATCTCAAAGACGTGAACAAATGAATCTTCAGGAAGAAATTGAAATGCATCATGATCATTTACGTGAACAACAAGAATTATTCACATCATTTTCTGAACAAAACAACCTCAGTCAATTTTCTGCTAACAATCTTCAAAATACCTCTGTGAATAGCTACAATGATTCTGCTCAAAACTTTATGAACCCTCCACATTCTAATCCTTCGAACCCCAATATTTCAGTGAACAATCAATTTCAAATGATCGCTGGTAACAGCTTCGCGTCTGCTGGCTCACAACAGCCAAATGTTAAAGGAAGCAATGTCAACAAGTATGTTCCTAATAGTTATGGTCCTACAAATACTACAAACAATTACATTCCGCAAAGTTCAGCCAATGGCTATGTTCCTACAACTTCTGGAAACAGATACCTTCCAAATGAGTCTGTGTTGTCAGAAATTCCAGGGAATGTTAGTCAACCTGTTTATTCTCAG CAAATGCCTGCCAACTACCCTACACAACAGAAACCATTCTCTTATATATCTAGTCCAAGTTTGTATTTCAATCCAAGGGATCGAGATAATGAATCAGATATAAGCACCTTCAGCAGAGGGACGCCTAAACAGTCTTTAAAGTTTAACCATTCTACACCATCACCTAAAGCCTATAAACCAGTATTGCACTCTCCTGTGAAGGAGGTTCAGAATGCCTGGACAAGTTCTACAATGGTATACCCAGAGTCT GCATTTGATCCTAGATTACAGCACTGTTTTGACAGAGTGTCAGCTTGTGTCAAAGGATACTTAACACGTCGTCTGCTAGTCACAGAGAAAGTGCAGGAAGTTGTCAAGACCATTAGT GATACCAAATGTTTTGCAAGAAGCTTCCAAGCTGAAACTCCCATTAAGAAAGGTCAAGTCAACAATCAAGATAGAGATCTACTGGACAGAATTATTGCACAG CTGCAGGCAGCTTTGTTAGATGTACATGAGATATTTTTTGACATACCAGTTTGGGAGAGGATGCAGATTATAGATCATGACAGACAAGTGAGAGACGAGAGACGTCTCAGAGAAAGT GGTGCTACTACAAGATCTAGTGTTTCATCATCACAACCAAGGATTAGTTCTGCCACGCTGAAGGCTATGGAAAGGAAAAGAAAAGCACA AGAGGCTGAATCAGCTGTGTTTGGTGACATCAGACCAAGGTCAGCCCCTCATGTTGATGAAAGATGTCAGCGAGAAAGTACAGATTTAAG TGGACCCTTGAGAAGACACTTCCAATTTCTTTTATCCAGGGCTCTCCAACCATCTCATCTATCACACAGTCACAACACATCATCACAGAGTGGTAGCACCACAGCAAG aacaaGAACTCGTCCAAAAACAGCACCAAGTCAGCCAGTCCACCATCCTCATCCAGTACACCAAACATCAAATCCTTCCATTCAGCAGACGACAGCAGCTACAGCAGCACCTAAAACAAGGAAAACAGCTAGTACAG CAAAATCATCAACGACATCAACAGCATCAGTTGCCCCAAAGAGGAAAAAGTCTGGGAAAGCCTGGAGATGA
- the LOC139489762 gene encoding serine-rich adhesin for platelets-like isoform X2 has product MGIDFFGAKLFMMDPRLSVELVLAEKNPSHHIMGDLLEYFEAQSRNLDEMSASWSSPIPTNFTSVIKFNGVPILPPVMTAKRREEMLTYRRQAMRLENRRKSKQREKLVARVQSIVAEVEKEFALKRRSRLPRTARISQLIEKQNSRLSDSVDSSPVSSGTDVSSKWSPESVNSSRSPAGISKTNSLSSNNRSKSMTNINNEKTVKVEKSKPSNTKKIDQSQEEKSVNKSDKFVREQRTKIPAPVHTTKSTPQKAKPKASSKSQAKALSNLKKSSSMSSLPNPAKIPGTPSYPVPKPPSTKMTELQARRSNLLITGRISFSNPDLRDFDDDNSLSCKSESGMSRNTRRLKKSAWQQANQHSASDPDISRNEIGESQGFVLSPEEPILQSPKIHRLKKQHKTAGSNPELSSTQYSPEVDPEKFRQEFLASKKKKQQKSTAANTERKPSPSENKSQTKETSKRRQLPVEPKVEEPQSLNDYPSLDDCNSLPQEFSGLPLTSVKQQQIGQVLAKLSKHLNLQDTGEALNSTSSSSSTENNMKQSVYSKSPSKNKEEEKKQKYFHSPTLSDNSGNSGKDVVEASVSSFNQSGVNSSVMSSVGSVGTNQSRRMSPKGLKNTVHFSSFVTEISTSASQSVEDKISVRKMDITPSNSVDLTGRTGSANSSDLSNQGQNGKPMPKNVNDLGSSSVPQVSTSTTQPYRNNLFPGQPGSMLSKVALSPEESPGGIPKSFFKDQDVPFHVYTAEIEHNTSDKENENVYQKQIPADMDDKLNLLERELNKSCDQTYGNIFMLTGKRSNDSDDRSQGSTLKESQENVISGIQRNYFKNDIYSDANRTDFEKVMKVSSSVTGSSGHVMGDVSQSKHLTHGTSSVNNIIPPTGSQISPNIVPKSLDRHVRHGSYTLEHPSDALLKAKLNQQSPQYSSTNGNITKMNIGPESIEPVSISQNDMSVPTSESSEQNAKAEHIQRYLSQVQPHPVEDVLENNQQPIQSSNTSRRPYDIGEAVQSFTETLQSFETLTEDEMLKIQADHFNKIRQHLIEQQKQQLEELFVSQRREQMNLQEEIEMHHDHLREQQELFTSFSEQNNLSQFSANNLQNTSVNSYNDSAQNFMNPPHSNPSNPNISVNNQFQMIAGNSFASAGSQQPNVKGSNVNKYVPNSYGPTNTTNNYIPQSSANGYVPTTSGNRYLPNESVLSEIPGNVSQPVYSQQMPANYPTQQKPFSYISSPSLYFNPRDRDNESDISTFSRGTPKQSLKFNHSTPSPKAYKPVLHSPVKEVQNAWTSSTMVYPESAFDPRLQHCFDRVSACVKGYLTRRLLVTEKVQEVVKTISDTKCFARSFQAETPIKKGQVNNQDRDLLDRIIAQLQAALLDVHEIFFDIPVWERMQIIDHDRQVRDERRLRESGATTRSSVSSSQPRISSATLKAMERKRKAQEAESAVFGDIRPRSAPHVDERCQRESTDLRALQPSHLSHSHNTSSQSGSTTARTRTRPKTAPSQPVHHPHPVHQTSNPSIQQTTAATAAPKTRKTASTVLARYRKNEQNHQRHQQHQLPQRGKSLGKPGDDEKFVGSRGQAQLHRAVCEKLMGSRARSSRQKTSEV; this is encoded by the exons aatccCTCGCATCACATCATGGGAGATTTATTAGAATATTTTGAGGCACAGAGTCGGAATCTGGATGAGATGTCAGCATCATGGTCCAGCCCAATACCAACAAATTTTACATCTGTCATCAAATTCAATGGAGTACCCATATTGCCTCCTGTG ATGACTGCCAAAAGGAGAGAAGAAATGCTAACATACAGAAGACAAGCCATGAGACTAGAAAACAGAAGAAAATCAAAGCAACGAGAAAAACTAGTGGCTAGAGTACAGTCTATAGTAGCTGAAGTTGAG AAAGAGTTTGCTTTAAAGCGCCGTTCACGGCTTCCTCGAACAGCCAGGATCTCTCAGCTTATA GAAAAGCAAAATAGCAGACTTTCTGATTCAGTGGATTCGTCTCCTGTCTCAAGCGGAACTGACGTTTCTTCAAAATGGTCACCTGAAAGTGTAAATTCATCAAGATCCCCAGCTGGGATCTCTAAAACAAATAGTCTTTCTTCAAATAATAGAAGCAAAAGTATGACAAATATTAACAATGAAAAAACAGTGAAGGTTGAAAAATCGAAACCGTCTAATACAAAAAAGATAGATCAAAGCCAAGAAGAAAAATCTGTGAACAAATCTGACAAATTTGTCAGGGAACAACGAACAAAAATTCCGGCTCCTGTTCATACTACTAAGAGCACACCTCAGAAAGCAAAACCAAAAGCCTCGTCTAAGTCTCAGGCAAAAGCTTTATCTAATTTGAAAAAGTCAAGTTCAATGTCGTCACTGCCAAATCCTGCAAAAATCCCAGGCACCCCATCATATCCTGTTCCAAAACCACCTTCTACAAAAATGACAGAATTGCAAGCTAGGCGATCAAATTTGCTAATAACAGGTAGAATTTCATTTTCTAATCCTGATTTACGAGACTTTGACGATGACAAttctttatcatgtaaatctgaAAGTGGAATGTCTCGGAACACTCGCAGACTGAAAAAGTCTGCTTGGCAACAGGCCAATCAACATAGTGCTTCAGACCCAGATATAAGTCGTAATGAAATAGGGGAGAGCCAGGGCTTTGTTTTATCACCGGAAGAACCAATTTTACAATCGCCTAAAATTCATAGACTCAAAAAGCAGCATAAAACAGCCGGAAGTAATCCAGAATTATCGTCAACACAATACTCGCCAGAAGTTGACCCAGAAAAATTTAGGCAGGAATTCCTCGCTTCAAAAAAGAAGAAGCAGCAGAAATCAACAGCTGCAAATACTGAAAGGAAACCTTCACCTTCTGAAAACAAATCTCAGACGAAAGAAACATCAAAAAGGAGGCAGTTGCCAGTGGAACCAAAAGTTGAAGAACCTCAGTCACTAAATGACTATCCATCTTTGGATGATTGTAATTCTTTACCTCAAGAATTTAGTGGTTTGCCTTTGACCTCTGTTAAACAGCAGCAGATAGGTCAAGTTCTTGCCAAACTTTCCAAACATCTCAATTTACAGGACACCGGTGAAGCTCTGAATTCCACATCAAGTAGTTCATCTACAGAAAATAATATGAAACAGTCTGTCTATTCTAAAAGTCCTTCTAAAAATAAAGAGGAGGAAaagaaacaaaagtattttcattcaCCTACATTGTCAGATAATTCAGGGAATTCTGGGAAAGATGTAGTAGAGGCTAGTGTTTCTAGTTTCAACCAGTCTGGTGTGAATTCTTCAGTGATGAGCTCTGTTGGTTCAGTAGGTACAAATCAAAGCAGACGCATGAGTCCAAAAGGACTTAAAAATACTGTTCATTTTTCTTCATTTGTTACAGAAATAAGTACTAGTGCTAGTCAATCTGTAGAGGACAAAATTTCTGTGAGGAAAATGGATATAACTCCGTCAAATAGTGTTGATTTGACAGGACGTACAGGGTCAGCAAATTCATCAGATTTATCAAATCAAGGTCAAAATGGAAAACCGATGCCAAAAAACGTAAACGACCTGGGGTCGTCATCAGTACCTCAGGTCAGTACATCAACAACACAGCCATATAGAAATAATTTATTTCCTGGACAGCCAGGATCAATGTTAAGCAAAGTTGCATTGAGTCCAGAAGAGTCACCAGGTGGCATTCCGAAAAGTTTTTTCAAAGACCAGGACGTGCCATTTCATGTTTATACCGCTGAGATTGAGCATAACACTTCGGACAAGGAAAATGAAAACGTGTATCAAAAACAAATTCCGGCTGACATGGACGATAAACTAAACTTACTAGAAAGAGAACTGAATAAAAGTTGTGATCAGACTTATGGGAATATATTTATGCTAACAGGAAAACGTTCCAATGACTCAGATGATAGATCACAAGGAAGTACTTTGAAAGAAAGTCAGGAAAATGTGATATCAGGAATTCAGAGgaattatttcaaaaatgatatttattctGACGCCAATAGAACggattttgaaaaagttatgaaagtTTCATCATCTGTTACAGGAAGCTCTGGTCATGTGATGGGTGatgttagccaatcaaaacaTTTGACTCATGGAACTTCTTCTGTCAATAATATTATTCCTCCGACAGGAAGTCAAATCTCTCCGAATATTGTTCCAAAAAGTTTAGACCGACACGTAAGACATGGATCATATACTTTAGAGCATCCCTCAGATGCTTTGTTAAAAGCTAAATTAAATCAACAAAGTCCTCAATATTCTAGCACCAATGGAAATATTACTAAAATGAATATTGGGCCAGAAAGTATCGAACCTGTATCAATTTCTCAAAATGATATGAGTGTTCCAACATCAGAATCATCTGAACAAAATGCTAAAGCTGAACATATTCAGAGATATTTGTCTCAGGTGCAGCCGCACCCAGTTGAAGATGTACTAGAAAATAATCAACAACCCATTCAGAGCAGCAATACAAGCAGACGACCTTATGACATTGGGGAAGCTGTACAATCGTTTACAGAAACTCTTCAATCATTTGAAACCTTAACAGAGGATGAAATGTTGAAAATTCAAGCAgatcattttaataaaattcgtCAACATCTTATAgagcaacaaaaacaacaactgGAAGAACTTTTTGTATCTCAAAGACGTGAACAAATGAATCTTCAGGAAGAAATTGAAATGCATCATGATCATTTACGTGAACAACAAGAATTATTCACATCATTTTCTGAACAAAACAACCTCAGTCAATTTTCTGCTAACAATCTTCAAAATACCTCTGTGAATAGCTACAATGATTCTGCTCAAAACTTTATGAACCCTCCACATTCTAATCCTTCGAACCCCAATATTTCAGTGAACAATCAATTTCAAATGATCGCTGGTAACAGCTTCGCGTCTGCTGGCTCACAACAGCCAAATGTTAAAGGAAGCAATGTCAACAAGTATGTTCCTAATAGTTATGGTCCTACAAATACTACAAACAATTACATTCCGCAAAGTTCAGCCAATGGCTATGTTCCTACAACTTCTGGAAACAGATACCTTCCAAATGAGTCTGTGTTGTCAGAAATTCCAGGGAATGTTAGTCAACCTGTTTATTCTCAG CAAATGCCTGCCAACTACCCTACACAACAGAAACCATTCTCTTATATATCTAGTCCAAGTTTGTATTTCAATCCAAGGGATCGAGATAATGAATCAGATATAAGCACCTTCAGCAGAGGGACGCCTAAACAGTCTTTAAAGTTTAACCATTCTACACCATCACCTAAAGCCTATAAACCAGTATTGCACTCTCCTGTGAAGGAGGTTCAGAATGCCTGGACAAGTTCTACAATGGTATACCCAGAGTCT GCATTTGATCCTAGATTACAGCACTGTTTTGACAGAGTGTCAGCTTGTGTCAAAGGATACTTAACACGTCGTCTGCTAGTCACAGAGAAAGTGCAGGAAGTTGTCAAGACCATTAGT GATACCAAATGTTTTGCAAGAAGCTTCCAAGCTGAAACTCCCATTAAGAAAGGTCAAGTCAACAATCAAGATAGAGATCTACTGGACAGAATTATTGCACAG CTGCAGGCAGCTTTGTTAGATGTACATGAGATATTTTTTGACATACCAGTTTGGGAGAGGATGCAGATTATAGATCATGACAGACAAGTGAGAGACGAGAGACGTCTCAGAGAAAGT GGTGCTACTACAAGATCTAGTGTTTCATCATCACAACCAAGGATTAGTTCTGCCACGCTGAAGGCTATGGAAAGGAAAAGAAAAGCACA AGAGGCTGAATCAGCTGTGTTTGGTGACATCAGACCAAGGTCAGCCCCTCATGTTGATGAAAGATGTCAGCGAGAAAGTACAGATTTAAG GGCTCTCCAACCATCTCATCTATCACACAGTCACAACACATCATCACAGAGTGGTAGCACCACAGCAAG aacaaGAACTCGTCCAAAAACAGCACCAAGTCAGCCAGTCCACCATCCTCATCCAGTACACCAAACATCAAATCCTTCCATTCAGCAGACGACAGCAGCTACAGCAGCACCTAAAACAAGGAAAACAGCTAGTACAG TTTTAGCCAGATACAGAAAAAATGAG CAAAATCATCAACGACATCAACAGCATCAGTTGCCCCAAAGAGGAAAAAGTCTGGGAAAGCCTGGAGATGATGAAAAGTTTGTAGGGAGCAGAGGACAAGCCCAATTACATCGTGCAGTATGTGAAAAACTGATGGGGAGCAGAGCAAGGTCAAGCAGGCAGAAAACCAGTGAAGTTTGA